The Punica granatum isolate Tunisia-2019 chromosome 4, ASM765513v2, whole genome shotgun sequence sequence ATTTCAAGGACAGGGAAATAGTGTAGTAGTACATATGGAAAGCACCTGGGTATCATATGATTGGTCAACTGCATGTTGTTgagttgttttttttcttctgaTTTCCCCTTGGTTACGTTTGAATTGGTTTTGGCATCCCCTTGGTGCTTATCTGGGATATATTTATCTTTACCATTTAAAAGatgaacaaaatataaattactgTAAGGCTGGTCATGGTGTATGAAGCTGAACACAGCGTTTTTGAAACAGTTTGATCAATTTATGTAGCTGAGACAAAAATGCATTATTCGCATCTGATTAGCAGCGAATTGACAAATACGTGAGCAGAGTTATGAGGAGTAGTTGAATAGATTCAAGGTTTATTCATATGATGAGCAAAAGTTGTGGCTTTTTTATGTGCTAAATACTGTCCAATGGAATTTGATGAAAAGTGAGTTAATTCAAGTTGAAGGTTCCAATGGCATTAGTCAAAGACCCAAAAATATGATGAACTGGTCCAAATGGACTATTTTCTAAAACTCTTAGAGAAGATTTAGCTTTGCATTAACTGGAACATTACTGGACGATTCATGTGTCTGCTCTGGTGGATTCTTAAAATCATAAGTAGAAAGACATAAATTTTGTAGACCTGTTAAATGGTTACTAATATATGGGCTTTATTCTATTTGAATCCATTAACACAAGAAACAGGTTTTACTCTTGCTGTATCACAAGGTTTTAGGCTTTAAAATTTCCTTGACTTTGCCTCATATTCTTTGTCAAACAGAATCCCCTTCCATATCTTGCTCGATACCCTGAAGCTGATGTGTTAACTTCAAGTGATCAAGTTGTTCCAACAGTCATTGATGATAGTTTGGATATCTGGCAACAAGGTGATGATAGTCTGTTGTGTGTCTCACATTTTCATCAAGACCTGCAAGATCCATCTTCTCCGGTTGTCTCGTATACCTTATGAGGAGAAGTTCATTAGACTACAAAATATTTACAGCTTGCTGAATAATATTTGCAGCTTTCTGATTAGTACtaatatctttatatataaatgcCAAGTAAAAGTGGTGCTTGGGGATTGCCTTACAGAAGACAAGTTCTCTTCATTGTTTTCAGTGGGTGCTGCTTACAACATTGGAATTTTTCACTGGCGTCCAACGGAGTCAGCAAAAAAGCTGGCTAGAGAATGGAAAGAAATGCTTTTGGCTGATGAAAAGATATGGGATCAAAATGGATTCAATGATATAGTTCGTAAGCAATTAGGACCTTCTGTTGATGAGGACAGTGGATTGGTTTATGCTTTTGATGGTAATCTTAAGCTAGGAATATTGCCTGCAAGCATCTTTTGCAGCGGCCACACCTATTTTGTCCAGGTGAaggatctctctctctctctctctctctctctctcatcccTCTCCTTTTTGGGGTTGGTGGATATGGCTGGGCTGGGGCTGGGCGCTTTGTTCAAAGTTGCAGCATTACCTTTTCAATTTGCCTGTTACTGGTACTAAAATACATTAGTTCTTGTGGTTTCCCTGTAGTGAGTAAGTGCTGAggtaataaaatttaatacaaTTAAGACTTAGAAGTCGGGCAGACATTGGCTAGGGGGACAAGCGAGGAAGAATAAGGGTTACAGATCTATACGGACCAATTAAGTAAAAGATCCATGATGTCCCTCCACTGTTTCTTGTCTTTCCTCCTTTTTGTTCAATCATTTTTCATCCTAAATTATTCTTAAGCATTTTGTATATAGAGATTTGTTAAGCTCCATCTAGGAATAGAGCATAAAATGTTTATGTTAACATTCTCTTAATCATTTGCATATGCGCAGGCCATGTATCAACAACTAAGACTAGAGCCTTATGCTGTGCATACCACCTTCCAGTATGCTGGCACTGAAGGGAAGCGTCACCGTCTGCGTGAAGGCATGGTATTTTATGATCCTCCGGAATATTTTGATGTACCAGGTAAATCATTGTCTGATACCAAGGATCTGGCTGATTTTAGAAAATAGAGAGAAGTTTCGTACTTCTTCATTTTTCTAGTTTTTCAAAGGAAAGATGTAAAGAATGCCAGATCGTGTTTACTGAaagatattatttttcctGAACAATATTAAAGTGTAAATTTGACCTGTTATTCCCGTATCATAATCGATTCTTAGAAAGAGAAACCGCTTGGTGTGTGGGGGGAACATAACTCTGTGCATCCACTAGCCTACATATACTGTATCTATGCATAGATGCACCATGGTGGCTCTTTTCTTACTATGGTGGCATTTGGattgaatataaataatttctcATAGTTAAAGCTATTTCATGAAACTCCGCAGGTGGTTTCTTGTCGTTCAAGCCTTCCATTCCAAAGAGTTTGTTATTTGACGGGGAGCACAATATTCAGTCCCATTTCACTCTGATAAACTACCAAGTATACATTTAGAAACCCAATCCTGATATGTTTTCCCATTTGTTGAACTTAAGATTGTGCTGATTCAGTAAATTGTTTATTCAGATGAAGCAAATAAGGACAGCTTTAGCTATTGCTACGGTCTTAGACCGAACGCTGGTGAGAATACCTTTAGTCCTTTGACATTTTTCTTCTAGGTGGTCTTTttgctatatatattgatgtttACAGGCACACAAATACTCGTAAAACATTAAGATGTATACCATGCAATCTCTGTGCCGGTTGAGAATATAATTGTCCGGTGAATTGTTAGATTGATGAGAATTTCCGGCCAGTTTAGCCCTTACTTTAAATGCATATGAAGAATATAGTCATGTGGCTTTCTTAATCTCTTGCATTTATTTCAGGTTATGCCTCCTCTATGGTGCAGAATGGACCGACTATGGTTCCCTCATCCTGGTGTTCTTGAGGGTTCTTTAACTAGGCAACCTTTCCTTTGCCCTCTTGACCATGTATTTGAGGTACAATAATTTTCGAGTTTGAAGTAATCACTAGGATCtgtttccccattaagcaagatCAGCCACACACGCACACACGCACACATAAACACAAACacccaaccccccccccccaccccccccaaCATACCTTGATGAGTGGCTTTCCTTTTAATGAGAATCACCACTAATCCccactcaaaaaaaaaaaaaaaaaaaacagccaCACCTTCTCTTGATTCACTCATGGTGTTTGATGTATACCATGCAATCGTTGTAGGCCAGGAAAACCTTCAACTTATCCATCTATCCCCAAACACTTCTCTTTTATGCAAGTGTGAGCTCGTTTATTGCTTTTCTAAAGTTGGCTTCTTAATGAGCATCTGTAATTTACTTAATTGCAGATCAACATAATGTTGAAAGAACTACCAGAGGATGAATTTGGCCCGCGGATTGGTATTAGAGAGTACTCTTTCCTTGACAATCCACTGATGCCCAAACAGGTAATCTAAAGGCACCCTCCTATTGAACATTCACTACAAAATTTCATCGTCAAATCACACTACGATAATTGCTTATCTTGCCTAAACTTCTCAGGTGAAAGATTCCTGGCTCGATGTTCAATTATGTCAAGTAGGAAGCAAAGATTGTCAATTATCAAACAGCACAAATTCCAAAGGAGTTCTCAGACTTCCAAAACATAGCAATGAAGAGACGGTACGTGTACCCCTTCTAGTCCTTTCAGAAAATTCTTGACCATTACACgagtaatttttacatatatatatatatatatatatatatcgcaCAAATATGATTTGGTAGTCAAAGTGACTGTTTATTTGCAGCAGGACATTTTTTAGATAGATACGAGCAACAAGAATCAAATATTTTATCCATAACTACTTTGATTGATAACTCATTCCTTTTCTGCAACTAATTCTCATTTTTTAGTTATAGCAAAAGCCACAATCAGATTAGGCCCAtgaatctcttgatttttaactttaaattccccttccccccccccccccccccccccccccccccctatTGTGCTCATTTCCTTCATGCCCCTTGTCAGTTTTTGATTCTACAAACGGAACTAAATTGCCCAGATCAATGGAAACTCGGCTAACCGCTACATCATATGATATTCTTTAAATGGTGACTCTCTTTGTACATCTTTCTAACTAGCAATCAAACAGTTGAAGGGGGTGTTCTCTAATTTCAAAGACATCAGAGTGATTCAGTTCTCCTCGATGCAAGATGCTTTCTTGGGTTTCACAGACCAGGTATGCTAATACTTCATCCCACCATTTCTCATCTAGATATTAACCCTGACTcagttattaaattgaaatgtGTATCACGTTATCAGGCTAGGGAAGATAGATTCAGAAACCGAATGAAGCGTTATGTGGGGATATGGTGCTGCACAGCAGATCACGATCCGGGGCACATATACTACGATATGTATTGGGACGAGAAACCCAATTGGAAACCCGTTCCCCCGCAAACTGCAGAAGAAGATCACCCTCCTTTGTGAGAGCCTCTTACCACGGTAAGAAAATCCATTGCCCTGCTTAGAAAAGAAGATACACCTAGTTGGGGACTATCGGGTTCCATTCAGGCGATCTATATGCACATACATAGAAGAAAGGAATGAAATATAACTGTATCCTCAGGAATAGTTCATTCAGCTTCTTAAGAGACAAGGTACGCAGttttcccttttattatttttatcctTTCCTTTGTATGTGTAGGAGAAAGAGGTTCACTTGTAATCAGTCCCAATATTATTATTGCTCGCACTCGAAGAAACTCAATGTGAATTGTGAACTGGGACGAAAGATAATAAACTTGCTGATCTATTCAAATTCCATTCTTAAATATCTGTAATTGAAGCACCGATTCCTCTAATTTTTCAGTGAGTTTGTTAAATTCTGAGTGATGAGGATCTCTGGTTTGCAGTGAGTTCTTCAATTCCGATCCTACCCATTAAAAATGTAGTCAAGGAACGTTTCCAACGACAATTGTGACAATTACATGACAGCTGCCCTATCGCTTTATTTAAGAGGCTGCCCCAACTCTTCACTTCAGATGCTTGCCATTAGCTTTTTTTCGATAATGAGCGATGTCCAGGCTTCTCCAACTGATCCCCACGGCCCTTCGCTTTAAACACTGTGGTCGACAATATATACCTTGCTCTCCACTTAAGGGAACAGATATTGTAGTCAATATATTTCTGGCAAGAAGCAGAATAGAATCATATATGTTAtcttgaaattaatatttaatataaagaaGCCATGGCGCATAACTCAGCCCCAACCTCAAGTACAGAAATATCTTAATTCGAAATAGTAAAGGAAAACCAGATTATAACAgaaattaattacttaaaaaaaaaagggaaattgTGAAACAAATTATTCTATATCCCATGAGGAAACGTCACAAGTTTGAAAGGAAAACTTATAGAAGCATCCCCTACATACCATGACTGATGTTTCGAGTCAACCATCGGTTCTAAATCCCCCCAGGCAATGAGAAACATCCTATCAACCTTCTAGGCATGAGAGTGCCGAGCGCATCATTAGGTCATCCAACATCAAGCATCAACGGTTAAACGGAACATGAACTTCGCTTGCTTGAGAGTTCAGATGTCACATTCCAAACATTTCTCGTTGCTTCCAATCTCCCATTTCCAACATGCTTCATCCACTTGGAAGAATCAGCAAAACCTCAGGACGGCATCCAACTCCTTTTCATCAGTGCAGTTGTATCCCAAGAGATATGCTCGTGCTGTGAGATTAATAAAATAGTAAGAggaatgaaaatttgaaaagaacaCCAGGGGAGGTGGTTGAGGGGGGTGGGGAAGTTGATTTACCGAAACGACCAGATCCCATGAAGGGCTCAGCTTCGTCTGTCACACCACCTGTTTGCTGATCCTGAAACTACCACGTTTAAAAGGAATTAACTACTTAGCGAAAAGACCCAGAATTTTGCCAATATAGTTGATAACGAGACTTCTCGTTCAAAAATATAGTTGATAACTTGATATCATAACAGAAGCAACTAAGTACATGTTGTACTCACGTTATCTGGTTCCATTTCAGCAGGTGATAGTAATCGGTCAAAACAGTGACCCGATATAGTACAGACCAACAGCTCATTGGCAGGATCCATAACAAGTTCTCTGCATGTTTCATCACATACTGCAataaaggagagcaaaacatACTTCCTCTTAATACTAAAGTCATTCTTGCCAATGAAGAAAAGGGACATTGACCAAAACTTATTTTAGTAAGCCAAAGATGTTGTACCATGAACATGTCCAGTCTTCTCACATACATACACGTCTCCAATTCGGTTGTAAGAGCATGTTTCACCAGAACAAGCATGATTTAAGACCACTTTATCAGTGAAACCTTTGCTGGTTTTCCACATAGAGACCTGATCTGCCACGGTCTTGTCTAGGATTATCCTGTCATCATTTACCTTTCCCAGAAAATACAAGGAATTAGAAAGTCCTACTTGTAAGTACCAACAATTTAATGTCTAAGGAAAACTCAGATTCAAACAAGAAGCTACCCCTCaccccaaaataaaaaaagaaaaagaaacaaaaactTGCAGCTCCCACCATTATATTTGCAAGAAAATATAAAGCAAACCAAAAACACTAACACCAAAGCTGGGATCATCAAATGGTTTGTTTCCCACTAGAAAATAACGCAGTAGTTTCAATACGCCCGAGTAAGCTGCTACCTGCGAAGGAAGGGGCGCTTGGCTCCTCTTTGCCGCCTGCATTTGAATGTAGTACTCCTTAAACTCGGACTGGCAGTTCCTCACAAGTTCTATCATGTCTTCTTCATCGCGCTGCAAAAAAGTTCATTTATGCAAGAGAGGGTTAGTACCACAGTTGGATCTGATTGCACATGAGAAAAATGCAGGAAGAGCTCATTTTCTTCCCACGAGTTTTATGACTTAGGTAGAATCTATTTGCAGAGAGATTGAAAGAGAGTCAGGATTCCCTTATCtaatgagagagagaagacaaTTAAACAAATCAAAACATGAAAGTACCTGAATGTATAGCTTCTTCCATGCACATTGTCGCATCTTATTTTCCGAGGATAATAGACCCCACCGAATACAATAGCTGCAAAGATGACATTACCAAGAACGGAAATGAAttctatatatgcatacaaaATTGCAAGAACAGGAACTATAGGGTCACACcgcattgaagaagatgaatacTAATATCTGATGGATTCGAAATGGTGACGAGAAACTAATATATACAGATATCATAAAAAACGTTCATCCGATAGgcataatttcttttcttttcttttctttttcccggtttcaaaAGGAAATTTGTCTTGGGTTAAAATATTCATGggggaaaagaagaaggaaaaactcACAGGCGACGCCATAGGGATTCATCAGATGCTGCAGAATTCAGGAATTTGCAGACCATCGAGCACGACATAAGATCCTAAAACCAATCATACCACATCGAAATCATCCGACTTACTTATCGCCAAAAATCAACAGAATaacatcgaaaaaatgaaaatttgcaGGGATATTATTCAGACCTCAGAAGGAAGGAATTTGAGGATGTGAGGGAAGAGTTCAGGAGGCAATTTGCTAAAGACCCCAGAATCTATCCTCTTCGGCACCACCGTCCGGTTCCTGCTGCTGTTGCTCTCGTCGTTGTCTGCACTGCTGCCGGCACcatttcctcctcctcctcctaaTCCTAAGCGAGGCCGTTTCGCTTCCGGCTCATCTGCTTCTCCAGCATCCTGCGACGGAACGAAACAATCAAGCCACAGCTGTAATTTCCGCGGGGACGATCGACAGGATTTTAATCAGAGAGGTGAGAAATTCCGAAATTCGGAGGAATACCTCCGAGAGGATCTCGGATTCGAGGAACTGAGCCAAGCTCTCTTCATCGTTGCTCAGCATCATCGCCGGGAACTCGCGATCCTATGGGCCGTTAGTTACCGATCCGACGGCGGCCGCTTTGCCGGAGATTGGTCGGTCACGAATTGACCGATGCATACACGGAGAGACGAGAGAGAGACAGCAATCGCCATTGACGCTAGGGAGGAATCTCCATTCTCTGGCTCAGAGATGGCAAACGGGATTGGGCCAAGCCCATTAAGAAACCAGTCCAGCCCATTAAGCCCGTTATCGCTAACACAGATGTTACTCCCCTTGTGGATGGGCTAGGCCTAAATGATGAGTGGGCCTCACGAGGCCCAATTATGTTTCCTTCTCTATCTCTTGACCCGGTCACCGACTCGGCAACGTCGGTTTTCTTCATCCTATATACATGCCTGATCTCGTGATGACATGAAAGTTCTCTGCTCTCTCTCGATCATCACAGCTCGTCACTGCCGCCAGCCGCTCTCTTCATGGTTTTCTTGAAATTGTCCCTCCCCGGTCTGCATTGTCTTTGCGATCACTTGTTCCTGTTAGTGTTAGTGTCATAAAGCTCGACAAGGAGAACAATTTTCCGTCGCTTGACTTATAGACTTGACACCAATTTCAGCCAGTTAATGAGCTTTGTAAATGGTTCTGGGGGCAATCGTCCGGTCAGAAGCTCAAAttctttctctgtttttttaaTCCGTTTGACCGATTTGGTTtggttttactttttctttttttccgtgATTAGTGTTGGATTTAAGCTTAGTTTGGGAATGCCAAtggaaaatatcaaaataaatttatttaaagtaTTTGTTGATTTTATAATAAGGCAAAGTGCTTGAAAGATATTGATTTTTGAAGTTTAAAtagatgattaattaattagtactTATACAGAGTAAATAAAcgtgtttaaaaaaaatcgcctTTACAACTGACGAATTTCTTGATGTCAGTATCTCCAACAAAAGCTCTATTGCTCTACTTTTGCTTTCGCTACTTTTGCATAAAAGACAGTGGAAAGGTGCTTGTGGAATCTCCCACTGAGTTTTGAGCATACTGTTATTCTTTGCATATATGATAGCGATGAATTCTAAGTTTTGTATTGCTTTTCGGGATTGTGCAGCGTGTCAAATTTTTCAAGTGAAAGATGTATAATGGGATCGGATTGCTGATCCCCAGAGGGTCCGGGACAAGCAGTTACCGTTCAGGATATTAATTTCACATGAAAAAGATGAATAAATATTCAttagtttatatgagactttgGTACTAAGACTTATCAActtaagtttttttaaaaaaattggtcCGATTCTGTATACGTCCATGGAAATTCAATATGATATCGGAGTCTAAATTAGGCGTATGCGCGCGTGTGCACCTCATACCACGCCAGGCCCAATATGTCCGAGTGCAGCTAGGAGTGCGCCTCATATTAGTCctctctcgcccaagcacggaagatgagctCAACTTGAGGTCAATTGTTTAGGGCGgatgtttaagggcacgtgacaacgtgtaggtagaaatagaccacacgttgcacgtgagggcaGGTGTTGATGATATTAATCCCgcattgaaaaaatgaattaatatttattggtTTATATGAAACTTGGTACTAaaacttatcagcttgagtttttaagtggaaatgagcCCGAACCCTTATAAGTCAAACGGAAATTcaatatgaatgaaaaaataacaatGGGAGCCAGATTACGCGTGTGCATGCCAACTCGCGTGTGCGCAACCACACCACGCCAGGCCTAATATGTTTGAGTGCAGTCAAAAGTGCGCATCGTATTAGTCCCCTTCGCCCGAGCGTGAAAGATTGGGAGCCCAGGTTATACGCATACGAGCCAACGCGCGTGTGTGCACTCACACAATGCTAAGCCCAATATGTTCGAGTACAGCCAAGAATGTACCTCATATTAATCCCCCTTCGCTTGAACACGCAAGATTGACAGCCCAGGTTACATGTATGCGCGCCAATGCGCATGTgcacacccacaccacgctAGGCCCAATACGTTCGAATGCAGTCAAGAGTGTACCTCGTATTAATCCCCCTCGCACACGGAAGATGAGCATGTTACACGTAAGAGCAGGTGTTGGGAATTATAAAATCTCACATGGAAAAAATGAATAGGCCCGAATCTGTATAAACCCAATGGATTAAAAAGTCAATTTGATAAGTCTTGGTATCCAAACCTCATAAAATgcaattaatattaattccTTATTTTCAGGTGGGATTAATACCCTCAACATACATTCAGAAGAACAAATTCCTCTTGAAGCCGAGGAATGGGAGGGTTGCTGTTGAGCCCACCAAGGGGTTCAAGAAAGATCCGGGCACAGCTGGAGTCTCTCGTGAGCCCAAAGGAGATACTTGAGCACGATCGGAAGGGGCAGTTTGAGCTCAAGCTCGTTTTGGTCAAGGAAAAGCTCGCTTTGCTCAAGGACTAGCTCATTGATCAAGGATACACCGGAAGCTGAAATTGCTGGGAAGCTCGAAGGGGTTTGGCGGGCACTAGAAGCGATTGAGGGTCTTGAAGGATCCAGCAGCAGGACTATATCTGACAGAAGGTgatctttctttgttttttgttttttgttttttttcattagcacACAACATAAAACAGTGTCAGCATAACATGAAAATTGTCGTTGCATAGTGCTTTAATGTTTGTTGGTCTCTCTTTCAGGGTGTCCGATACTCAGACGCACTGATTTGCTACTATAAAGGAGAAGCAGATGGAATTATTGCGGGCTGCTCTTGGCATAGGCCCTTGCAAAACCAAACTAGGAACAGGTGCAAGAGGATCCTGCAAGAGCCCGAAGAAGCAGACACCAACATTGGAGATGGGAACATGCGTTCTTGGATAGGGAGTATAGCAGGAAGAAGCAGGATGAGAAGTCAAAATCTGGAAAAGATGATGGAAGAAACAATGTGAAGAACAGGAAGGCAGATGGCCAAGATTTATGCACGAGTAGTTCAGAGAGTGATGCAGATGCTGAGAGTAGTGGATTAAGGCACAAGAAATCAAACAAGCAAAGAAGTTGGAAATATGATTCTGAAGAATCTGATTCCAGTACAGATCATAAGGAGGCTGACGGATACAATAACTCAAAGATGCACAAGAAAAGCGAAATTGAGAGTCCATGCCGCAGTGAAGCCGAATCCGCTCTACCCAAAACGAGTTGCTAGCTGGGCTAACGATGGTGGgatctcttttgttttttttttttttttttaattgttgtTAGCTTATTATTCATAGTTGTTTTGCCTTGGCAAGAGCATGTCAATTTATTTGGATTCAATTTTGTGGTTCCTAATATATTCAAGAGGACTATTCTGGTATTCCCTTCCTGATCATGGTGCAGACGCGTGGTGGTTTGCCGTTAATGGCGTACTCATCTTTTGGATCATTTTTTGAAAAGCTTCAAGGTGCTTGTCGGGAATTTCTTCCTTGGATGGTTTTTAGAGATTTTAATGTGATCGAGGAAAATTGTGGAATCTGGAATACTGATGACAGCAATCCAGCGGGAAATGTCTGAATTCAAGATGCTGCTGGAGCCTGGAGCATGTAGAATTGCAAGGACACCAGTCGGAGTGACTGAACCATCTAACGGTGACCATCGCACTCCACTTAATAAAAACGGACACCAAATATGAATTTCGAAAGCTCCTATGATTTTTCACTTCACAAGACCATGAAACCGCAGCAACTTCACGACTGTTACTGCCAAAAAATCATCCCTTTCTGACCTGAACTTGAGTTACTAATCGATTCAGATCGCAATTTCTTGACTGCAGTCTTCCATTCCAAGCAGGGAAAAAACTATTTACAAACCAAAAAGAATAAACTCCATCTTGGACTGAAAAACAAAGTCACCTAGAAGGCTCGGGATGCAAAGTGACCGATAATACTGAGCACATATAAAGCTTTGAGATGGTAAGGTTTGAACATTTCAAGAGTCGATTATCAGTTCACAGACAATATCAAGACAGCTGAATGCTAGAGCAAACTGGCAGAAGAGAGTTGTAGCAATTTCTCTCATTGCTTCTAAAGTTAACAGTCTTCCTTGATAGGTAGATAAGTAAAAGCACCAAATACAGCCCCTTAGAAATCAAAGCACATTCCTATACATCAATTCCGATTTTACACCAGATGAACAAGGGATGAAACAAGAAGCAGTACCCAGATTTTCCCTAGACGAAAGACTCGAGCTAGTCATAAATTTCAGAGGCTGAGGCAGAGGTTAATTGGATTTGATGAAGTGGGCAGAGAGCAGCTTAACTATCTCGGTCAGCCCAACCGATTCTTTCCCACCAAATATGGTCTTCAACGTCTCATCACAGCGGatttcctttttgtttgttGGATTCTGCAATATGATTCAGAGCAATGTCAAGCAAACAGAGCGCTAAGAATATATACTTTTACCGAAGTGAGAACTTTTGATCAGATCAGCCTGTACCACCACTTTCTGTATCTAAGGGCTCAATTTCTTTTACATAACTGATTTTTTTCAGGGGGGAAATTGTCGATGGTGAATGCACTTTCCTGCAGAGAACTTGATTACTTCGTACATCATTCTGCAACATCGGAATTGATTTCTCGTGTTTTACCTCCCAGAACTCGCCAACCTAAAGTCGCTGCCACCACCACTTATATCAATGGAAGGCCAACCATAGCAGTTACGGCATACGCCGAAGGTAGCAGCCGCAAAATGATGCCATCATGCGGTTAGCCACATGCTGACCTCGTAAATTAATGGAAGTTTAAACCAAATGAAGAATGACACAAATTTTCTAGTTGGACGAAGAGGAATCCGTCGAATAAATAGTATTCTTCCAAGCAGCAAAGCTACAAAATGCCGAAAAACTCATTCTTGGAGAACCAAGTACTCCGAAACATTACAATTACTGACGGCTAGATAAGCAATCCATTGATCGAAATGCCATGACCGAATAGTTACACTTCAGTGTTGGAGAaacggagagagagagagagagagagagagacctggAGGTTGTGGAGTTTGGCATGTTCCCAGACCTTCTTGACGGCGGCAGAGCGGGTGGCTTCGGGGACCCCGAGGAACTTGCTGAGCTGAGGGGACACGGGCACCAACTTCTGAAGGCCGCCACTCGAGCGACCAGTAGCCTTCCCACCGGCAGCGGATGAGGCTGACTTGGCCGCGGCCATCAACCCCCCGCTGCATCGCCCCAGAATCCCCGACGCCATGAGGCTTTCTCACTTCGCAGTGTCAAAAACCCTAGGGAGGAGACGCTTTCACAATCTCCGGGGCAGGAACCAATGGGCGAAATAATATACGGAAGAACAGACCGGTGACTGGTGACTGACTGTCGAGGTGCAGTAATCAAAGGGTAATGTTTGAATCACTGATTTTCCCGGGTTTGATCACTTGCctccttaaaatatttacAGATGGGGAAATTCTAATATGAATGACACGGAGCCTCTCACCGTTGGACGTTATAGTAGGCTGCAGTATCCTAATAGGAAGATTTGTGTTACGACGATACAGAGTCA is a genomic window containing:
- the LOC116203712 gene encoding F-box protein SKIP31-like isoform X1; this translates as MMLSNDEESLAQFLESEILSEDAGEADEPEAKRPRLGLGGGGGNGAGSSADNDESNSSRNRTVVPKRIDSGVFSKLPPELFPHILKFLPSEDLMSCSMVCKFLNSAASDESLWRRLYCIRWGLLSSENKMRQCAWKKLYIQRDEEDMIELVRNCQSEFKEYYIQMQAAKRSQAPLPSQVNDDRIILDKTVADQVSMWKTSKGFTDKVVLNHACSGETCSYNRIGDVYVCEKTGHVHVCDETCRELVMDPANELLVCTISGHCFDRLLSPAEMEPDNFQDQQTGGVTDEAEPFMGSGRFARAYLLGYNCTDEKELDAVLRFC
- the LOC116203712 gene encoding F-box protein SKIP31-like isoform X2; this encodes MMLSNDEESLAQFLESEILSEDAGEADEPEAKRPRLGLGGGGGNGAGSSADNDESNSSRNRTVVPKRIDSGVFSKLPPELFPHILKFLPSEDLMSCSMVCKFLNSAASDESLWRRLYCIRWGLLSSENKMRQCAWKKLYIQRDEEDMIELVRNCQSEFKEYYIQMQAAKRSQAPLPSQVNDDRIILDKTVADQVSMWKTSKGFTDKVVLNHACSGETCSYNRIGDVYVCEKTGHVHVCDETCRELVMDPANELLVCTISGHCFDRLLSPAEMEPDNDQQTGGVTDEAEPFMGSGRFARAYLLGYNCTDEKELDAVLRFC
- the LOC116204781 gene encoding upstream activation factor subunit UAF30, translating into MASGILGRCSGGLMAAAKSASSAAGGKATGRSSGGLQKLVPVSPQLSKFLGVPEATRSAAVKKVWEHAKLHNLQNPTNKKEIRCDETLKTIFGGKESVGLTEIVKLLSAHFIKSN